The Candidatus Zixiibacteriota bacterium genome window below encodes:
- a CDS encoding DUF177 domain-containing protein produces the protein MIKVDYDSVAAVNSIDLRLDIQKSGDEYYCQGVANASVKLVCARCLAEFDLKLSNSTDFIICSREWHENNRDAIDNEDYVYLQGGDLTADLTDIVRQTLITALDLKPLCSEGCRGICCHCGADLNHESCSCHQDKTDTRWEGLKQLSHIMKENKGITDASS, from the coding sequence ATGATCAAGGTTGATTATGACAGCGTGGCGGCTGTCAACAGTATTGATCTGCGTCTGGATATCCAGAAATCAGGCGATGAGTACTACTGTCAAGGAGTGGCAAACGCCAGCGTTAAACTAGTGTGTGCTCGCTGCCTCGCTGAGTTTGACCTTAAGTTGTCCAACAGCACGGATTTCATTATCTGTTCCCGTGAATGGCACGAAAATAATCGCGATGCGATTGATAATGAGGATTACGTATATTTACAAGGTGGCGATTTGACGGCGGATCTAACCGATATTGTCCGTCAGACGCTTATAACTGCGCTTGACCTGAAACCGTTGTGTTCGGAAGGCTGCCGGGGAATCTGCTGTCACTGCGGGGCCGATCTGAACCATGAATCCTGTTCCTGTCATCAGGACAAGACAGACACACGGTGGGAAGGGCTTAAGCAGCTATCGCACATAATGAAGGAAAACAAAGGAATCACTGATGCCTCTTCCTAA
- the rpmF gene encoding 50S ribosomal protein L32, with protein MPLPKRRHSRTRGRKRRTGWTLATPNVVDCPQCHHPRLPHHICTHCGYYNGKKIIGVKEV; from the coding sequence ATGCCTCTTCCTAAAAGACGACATTCGCGCACGAGAGGGCGTAAACGCCGCACCGGCTGGACTCTTGCTACTCCCAACGTAGTGGACTGCCCTCAGTGCCATCACCCACGACTGCCCCATCACATTTGTACCCATTGTGGCTATTATAACGGCAAAAAAATCATTGGGGTGAAAGAAGTATAA
- the plsX gene encoding phosphate acyltransferase PlsX, with product MTANKQHAVVLDVMGADGGVEPIIQGGVDAARKLGGKLKVVFVGRRDEIEKVLATVEELPSNLSIEHADDIVPMHIAATDGVRMRNSSVSVGMRLVKAGKADAFVSPGNTGAVMATALLTLGRIEGVSRPAITTLFPTSTGKRTVVLDAGANADCKPQHLSQFAVMGSVYASVVSKIEHPRVGLISIGEERSKGNDLIFNAQKLLKDSKINFVGNIEGRDILSGTIDVAITDGFTGNILLKFAESIKPMLVKSIQRQIQTNIFSRIGAMLLLPFLKRMRNTFDYAEMGGAPLLGVDGIVVICHGSSNARAISNAMIVAYEMAAKEIKKRIHDELITNHFGQSNGSQNKSENNRNGVVCSSESNDQR from the coding sequence ATGACAGCGAATAAACAACATGCGGTCGTTCTGGATGTTATGGGCGCCGACGGCGGCGTTGAGCCTATCATTCAGGGCGGCGTAGATGCGGCCAGAAAGCTTGGCGGCAAGCTCAAGGTCGTCTTTGTCGGCCGACGCGATGAGATCGAAAAGGTTCTCGCCACGGTGGAAGAGCTGCCTTCGAATCTCTCTATCGAGCACGCCGATGATATTGTGCCGATGCACATAGCCGCTACCGACGGTGTTCGCATGCGGAACAGCTCCGTATCGGTCGGGATGCGTCTGGTGAAGGCCGGCAAAGCCGATGCCTTCGTATCGCCGGGTAACACCGGCGCGGTGATGGCGACAGCGCTTTTGACACTGGGTAGAATCGAGGGTGTAAGTCGCCCGGCCATAACGACACTGTTCCCGACATCGACCGGTAAGAGAACAGTTGTTCTCGACGCAGGCGCCAACGCCGATTGCAAGCCACAGCACCTGTCGCAATTCGCCGTGATGGGTTCGGTTTATGCCTCCGTGGTCTCAAAAATAGAGCATCCCCGGGTCGGCTTGATTTCTATCGGTGAGGAGCGCAGCAAGGGCAACGACCTGATATTCAACGCCCAGAAATTGCTCAAGGACTCAAAGATAAATTTCGTGGGAAATATCGAGGGACGGGACATTCTCTCGGGTACTATCGATGTTGCCATTACGGATGGCTTTACCGGCAACATACTGCTGAAATTTGCCGAATCGATAAAGCCGATGCTGGTTAAGTCGATACAACGCCAGATTCAGACCAATATTTTCTCGCGGATCGGAGCCATGCTGCTTCTGCCGTTTTTGAAGCGGATGCGCAACACTTTCGATTACGCCGAAATGGGCGGCGCCCCGCTTCTTGGTGTCGATGGCATCGTCGTTATCTGTCACGGATCATCTAACGCCAGGGCAATCTCGAATGCCATGATCGTCGCCTATGAAATGGCGGCCAAAGAGATCAAGAAACGCATCCACGATGAGCTAATAACAAATCACTTCGGACAAAGTAATGGATCGCAAAATAAGAGCGAAAATAATCGGAACGGGGTCGTATGCTCCTCCGAATCGAATGACCAACGCTGA